The following coding sequences lie in one Microcoleus sp. FACHB-672 genomic window:
- a CDS encoding MBOAT family O-acyltransferase, whose amino-acid sequence MLFTTYQFLVFFFITFIIAIFLKRQVVAYKIFLLVTNLIFYSFWDFSFLALLVTTTIVNYLLIQTLFVTNDKQIFLIMGLTFNVGFLGIFKYYNFFTDTLFNLLNTLHIQSNLQLLQIIAPVGVSFYTFRIISHLTDCYNQKIDCPSFIDYAVYITYFPQIASGPIARAKDFYLQLNASDKYDYQIEEAMTLILSGLFKKYTLSSFLFNFTQLPFLSPQQYSSIDLILAAISYSCLIYVDFSGYSDLANGISCLLGFKPIPNFNMPYRALSLQEFWRRWHISLSEWLRDYVYIPLGGNKNGKFSKYINLLLTMLIGGFWHGAGLNFIVWGAIHGLGLIVNHLWQDLSKFVCFTKIPFLSSLAPFFYWVITFCFITYSWVFFNSSSSESAMIFLSSILHSEVNTFQFNFWQLYLAIAIVALINFYGNQLNKLFLTVLSVRSLLFQVVLVSLLVYSILMLGPNTVPPFIYFNF is encoded by the coding sequence ATGTTATTTACAACTTACCAATTTTTAGTATTTTTCTTTATAACTTTTATAATTGCAATTTTCTTAAAAAGACAAGTTGTTGCGTATAAAATATTTTTACTTGTAACAAATCTAATCTTTTATTCATTTTGGGATTTTTCTTTTTTAGCGTTGCTAGTGACGACTACAATAGTTAATTATTTGCTTATTCAAACTCTATTTGTAACTAACGACAAACAGATATTTTTAATAATGGGCTTGACTTTTAATGTTGGATTTTTAGGAATTTTTAAATACTACAATTTCTTTACAGACACTTTGTTCAATCTTTTAAATACCCTTCATATTCAATCAAATTTACAATTATTACAAATAATCGCTCCCGTTGGCGTCTCATTCTATACTTTTAGAATAATATCCCATTTAACAGATTGCTACAATCAAAAAATTGATTGCCCTAGTTTTATCGACTATGCCGTTTATATTACCTATTTTCCTCAAATTGCTTCAGGCCCAATTGCCAGAGCAAAAGATTTTTATCTTCAACTTAATGCTTCTGATAAATATGATTATCAAATTGAAGAGGCTATGACTTTAATTTTATCAGGATTATTTAAGAAATACACTTTATCTAGTTTTTTATTTAATTTTACTCAACTTCCTTTCCTCTCGCCTCAGCAATATTCCAGCATCGATCTGATCTTGGCAGCAATTTCCTATTCTTGCTTAATTTATGTAGATTTTAGCGGCTATTCAGATTTAGCAAATGGAATTTCCTGTTTGCTGGGGTTTAAACCTATCCCAAACTTTAATATGCCTTACCGCGCTTTAAGCCTGCAAGAATTTTGGAGAAGATGGCATATCAGTCTTTCTGAATGGTTGAGAGATTATGTCTATATTCCTTTAGGAGGTAACAAAAATGGTAAGTTTAGTAAATATATAAATTTGTTGTTGACAATGCTAATCGGTGGGTTTTGGCATGGTGCCGGTTTAAATTTTATTGTTTGGGGGGCGATTCATGGCTTAGGATTAATTGTGAATCATCTGTGGCAAGATTTGTCAAAATTTGTTTGCTTTACTAAAATTCCTTTTCTTTCTTCACTTGCTCCATTTTTTTACTGGGTTATCACATTTTGCTTTATCACCTATAGCTGGGTATTTTTTAATAGTAGCAGTTCTGAAAGCGCTATGATTTTTCTATCTAGCATTCTTCACTCAGAAGTTAACACCTTTCAATTTAATTTTTGGCAGTTATATTTAGCTATTGCAATTGTTGCCCTAATCAACTTTTACGGAAATCAGTTAAATAAGCTATTTTTAACCGTACTTTCAGTTAGAAGCTTACTCTTTCAAGTTGTTTTAGTTTCCCTGCTTGTATATTCTATTCTAATGCTAGGTCCAAACACGGTTCCACCTTTTATTTACTTTAATTTTTAA